Sequence from the Zeugodacus cucurbitae isolate PBARC_wt_2022May chromosome 2, idZeuCucr1.2, whole genome shotgun sequence genome:
agcgaataaaaagacagcggctacgctggctaggtcatgttgttcgaatggacgaaagtgcctcagctctgaaagttttccatgcagtacccgctggtggaagccgaggaagagggagactccgatggaaggaccaggtgaagaaggacctgtcttcacttggtattaccaattggcgccaaactgccaaaaggagagatgcgtggcccgctggactcggctataaccgcgtaggcggtgtctacgctagtcaagaagaagaagaacacaccatttgacctatatattcggcataaagtccaatagaaaatcatcatatgtagtatatgagggctgatgtaattccagaaccaattcggccttgaaattactcctaaattgcaaatgaacgaaacaccagtcggcaaaatcgccaaaaatagcgctataacgaagattttacaaatattcaagaagtcgctggaggtactgcacaggactttaaaatatcttgattgtcgatgaacgtttttggtggagccaggattctgttagcaggtgattttcgccagactcttccaattattcctggatcaactgttactaacgggctaatcgcatgcctaaaatcatttaatttgtgacgacacataaagaatcgcccaTTAataactaacatatgagtgtttttgcaacaatatcaaattgcgattgtagaagcagttggcaaatgacacctcgatggattaatagcatttccaacagatttctgtcacttcattgactcgaaagagaagttttcctgacatgaaacctcaatatgataaccataaatgactgattgaatgacctatattggtggtaaaaaaaagatatcgatgatcttaatgcgacaatttagaatttcgatccaagagagttgacacagctacaaaccaggatgacgtagtcaattatcccaaactatttaaaattgcctgtactatcaccactcactttgcaattaaaagtagtgtgagttgtcatcatgttgcgtaacataaatcaacctcgagtaatcaatatcgtcgccgaatccaagattggaccaacttaatttaatgtataccttagccacaaaaacctgtggccgggtctgctagtatacaaTATACAAGTGCATATGTACGTAGGGCGCGGTTTCCCAAACAAAAGTGCTTGAATATtttagattatttatttttattaattatttactattaaaGTTTAATAAGTAACAGATCCAACCTTAATCTATTTGCATTTCACTTCAATACCGGTAAGTTACTCTTTTCCGGGATGtgcatgaaattaaatgaaatcgaTAACAAAAACGAACTAACCTCCAAACAATTGCTAAAACAAACCTACATAACGTTACATTagacatttcggaacaaaaCGCTTGATCTGTTTACgtatttgaaagtaaaaatttaaaattatcataattaatggttttaattttaattaatccaCGGAATAAATAAACCAAAGAATGTATTTCTCACTTGGGAGTGTATATGAGAATGGTCATCCAATTCCAcattatctattgtgaatgataCAAAGTTCAGCCACTGTAGCCACGTTCCACAGCATGTGTACAAACAAAAGCAATGCATGTAATTGCGGAAAATGCCGGCAGAATTTCTGACTCACTATTTGTGACTAAAAGAAGACATATAAAACAAGCTTTGTACATTTCGTCAgggtataattttttaagttgaCTTTAAACCAAGAAACAGTCAGAACTTTCTAATAATTACTTGTGTACCAGTCGACAAGTTATCAGACTTCATGGCCGATCCACGTTTGCGACAATTGACAATCAAAACTGGCGTTGTAAAGCGTTTGACAAAGGAGAAAACAGTTTGTGAGAAGGAAGTGGTGACAGAGCAGAACCGTTTGGAAAGATTCAAGAGTGAGGGTGCAGATGAGCATGTTctaaaaaaacaagaagaagtcATAGCCGAGTGTGTGATGATGCTTCCAGACACATTACGCAGGTGAGCATTAGTGAACAGATGGCTTAgataaaagcatttttttgaACAGATGTTTACTAATATTTTCAGATTGAGAAAAGAGTTAGAAACTCTTGAAAAATTCTTGACAGAGGAAGTGGAGCTGAAGGAAACAAAAGAATACGAAACGGCATTACAGATTGTAAACGATGCTAAGGAAGTGATAGCGAAAAAGGATTAAGCAAAttgataatttcaaataataagtttaatttttttcacaagcatTATTTACTAACTCTTTAATCAcattaatgttaaatattctCCAAGAGACTTGCATAAATAATCACAATGCCTAAaactaatgaaaaaaatttaaatatatcgcTATTGAAAAGCAgtattaaaacaataattacaaatatcaaactattagaaaatgtaaaatCCACTAACGAAGATTGTGGACAACTTGTTGATCGATTGAAGCAGCAAACTGAAGAATTACTACAGAAAGTGGAAACCTCACCATTAGAACGGTTATCTAAGGTGTTGAAAAAGAGGAAACTAAAACGCCatcgcaaaaaatttaaattaaaagaaatcaaAGCTGAAGTTAGGAGTAGAAATATAACCCAAGGCCTGAAGTCTAacgaaatttcaaatattctacAAAGCAATGAATATCCTGCGACTCTTTCTTATGGAGAACACACATCATCCTTAAAAAAACATCAACATATTCGTTTGCTGAAACAGCATGATGCCCAACGCTTCCtccgaacttttgaattgttcAAGATGTTACATTTTTCACGAGGACAGAACATAAACCATACAAATGAATTTGCTGAACAACTACTTGATTTACGGGTCTCTTGGAGCAAAATATTGGAAGAAAATAAGCTGGAATGTACACAGGAACTGCGCATAGAAGATCAATGGaatgatatattttttggttcTGCCGAACACTCGTACTACGACGGTGATCAAAAAATTAGTGAATTCCTGCGAATACGACGTATTTGGGACAGCTATTTGACGCGTAGTAAACATGGATCTTCTATACCTAGTGGTTGGGTCCTTCCAAGTGAAAATGCCCTTTCAGAATGGCAGCAGTACAGAGCCATGTGAACGTACTTAGTGATTTGCtgcatttaattgtttatgtaatacttttaaaaataataaataacaccgAACATAATCTTAGCTCCTTTCATTAGATGTCGATGAAGATTTTAATATAACTAGCAAATAAAACATTTCATTATATAAATCACTTTTATTGGAATTCAGTTGAAAGCAATGTACTTTTTTCTTAACCTTTCACTTATGTGCTAGTTCCCATGCTGGCAATTGAGTTAGATTTTATTCATATACCCAACCCTCAGCGGCTGGCTGCCATGAAACCAGCTCCTTCTCGTTGAACCAAAGGGCGATTTCCTTATTTGCCGATTCAACAGCGTCGGAGCCGTGAATAATATTACGACCGACTTGGATACAGAAATCACCACGGATGGTACCAGGCAGGGAGTCAGCTGGGTTGGTAGCACCCAACATTTGACGACCTGTCTTTACGACATTCAAACCCTCCCAAACCATGGGAACCACAGGGCCGGAGCTCATGTAGTTGACCAAACCGGGGAAGAAGGGACGAGCAGACAAATCGGCATAGTGCTTCTCCAAAAGGTCCTTTGATGCctgcaaatacaaattaaataatatattttaaaactgacCTTCCACTATAATTTTGTTCTTCTATGTGAAACCAAAATGTACACATGTGGCAAAATTCACTGGATAAATTAACCTAACCACACTTTTATCCCTCGGGGAAAAAATTTACACTGGAAAGTCCGAAATTCCAATCAACCCTATATACAGTTAATTCGATTACGACTATTTTCACAGCCCTATCTACTCACCCATGTGAACTTCATGGCCACCAATTTGAAGCCCTTTTGTTCAAAGCGCTCGATGATCTTGCCGACGAGTCCACGTTGGACTCCATCGGGTTTCACCATGATGAAAGTGCGCTCCTTATTTGCTGCCATTGCGTACGAGAACAAAGAGAAGAATGCCAAAATCGTACCAATCATGACAGCTTTTTTGCCTAGCAAATTGATTAGCGAAAACGAACGGTTGAAAGAGCGGGAAGGCaagttttcttgttgttgcgcaGAAATCATATTGGaaattcgacaaataaaagccgGTGCTAACCAGAGTTGCAAAGCACATACACGTCTTTCCATTCGAATTAAAAAGGGTGCACTTTAAATACAACTATGAAAGATAatggaattttataaaaaataaacacacttcctttatatataaaaaaaaaaagattagaaaaaataaaatgtttattcttTTACATGCCTGTATGACTTTTTAATTAGACAGATTTGAATTatgaagaaagtaaaaaaatattcggtCTTATTACCGTTGTCGTTTCCAAGAAGGTTTGACATGTTTTTAACACCTACATAGGAAGAATGCGAAAGTTTGTAACAAAATCAGCTCTTTgaacatttttgaataaaaaatcgtTTTCGCTGTTTTGAAATGTTTACACTTTTAAGTTGGCGTAAATGATGATTGAATCcgttttagtgaatttttaatctaatatattgtttttaccaaaattgttttctcatatatatttacatatatgtatattattgttctaaaatataaaaatcttaatatGCGTTTAAaaggatatatacatataatagggGTTTATATATAACTTATGTGCTTATTTTGCCCAAACTATCGGCATATTGAAACTCGGGGCTGTTCTCGTACTCGCACATATCCAATGCTATTTCACAGCTCTCCTTTACAACTCGTTTTTCATCCATCGCATAACGACTTAATATTTTGACACATTCCTCCGTAGCGATTGCTCCAAGTGCCTCTGCGCATTCATGACGCACCATCTCATTTTCATTGCTATCTTCCAAGTTGTCCTTCAAATAAGGAATACTACATGGTTCTTGTATTTGTCCCAATACAAAGGCGACCTCATGTCGAAATAGTGCTGAGCCATCCTTTAAACCTTCTGCGATAGCCAAAACACTTTCCGTTGTACGCAAATTGCGCAAACTGAACATGGCACGATATCGGTCAAATAAGCTTTGATTTGGATCTAGGtagattaattttaaatcttcaaCGCTCTTATTGCCGCCAATTGGAGGGGAGGGATCGACTGATGCATAGGGATTGTTGTC
This genomic interval carries:
- the LOC105210199 gene encoding nucleoside diphosphate kinase; its protein translation is MISAQQQENLPSRSFNRSFSLINLLGKKAVMIGTILAFFSLFSYAMAANKERTFIMVKPDGVQRGLVGKIIERFEQKGFKLVAMKFTWASKDLLEKHYADLSARPFFPGLVNYMSSGPVVPMVWEGLNVVKTGRQMLGATNPADSLPGTIRGDFCIQVGRNIIHGSDAVESANKEIALWFNEKELVSWQPAAEGWVYE
- the LOC105210202 gene encoding deoxyhypusine hydroxylase — translated: MVNQEQLKAIGAVLNNKERPLKERFRALFTLKNLGGAEAIQEISRGFTDDSALLKHELAYCLGQMQDKKAIDILTKVLADTTQEPMVRHEAGEALGAIGAPEVIPILEQYKEDPVVEVAETCSIALDRVRWLESGQNVDDNNPYASVDPSPPIGGNKSVEDLKLIYLDPNQSLFDRYRAMFSLRNLRTTESVLAIAEGLKDGSALFRHEVAFVLGQIQEPCSIPYLKDNLEDSNENEMVRHECAEALGAIATEECVKILSRYAMDEKRVVKESCEIALDMCEYENSPEFQYADSLGKIST
- the LOC105210198 gene encoding uncharacterized protein LOC105210198 isoform X1 is translated as MPKTNEKNLNISLLKSSIKTIITNIKLLENVKSTNEDCGQLVDRLKQQTEELLQKVETSPLERLSKVLKKRKLKRHRKKFKLKEIKAEVRSRNITQGLKSNEISNILQSNEYPATLSYGEHTSSLKKHQHIRLLKQHDAQRFLRTFELFKMLHFSRGQNINHTNEFAEQLLDLRVSWSKILEENKLECTQELRIEDQWNDIFFGSAEHSYYDGDQKISEFLRIRRIWDSYLTRSKHGSSIPSGWVLPSENALSEWQQYRAM
- the LOC105210198 gene encoding tubulin-specific chaperone A isoform X2, yielding MADPRLRQLTIKTGVVKRLTKEKTVCEKEVVTEQNRLERFKSEGADEHVLKKQEEVIAECVMMLPDTLRRLRKELETLEKFLTEEVELKETKEYETALQIVNDAKEVIAKKD